One genomic window of Luteitalea pratensis includes the following:
- a CDS encoding OmpA family protein, producing MRGTTGLLLAAVICVARSAPAQQTDIKGSRDHPLVPRYAGSSIIGYDTREFDELPLALGRAVADESAAGFAYKLSKSQRVEGKLTRLLYVVPAGRSPLEVFRNYEAALKTAGFQPLFSCTAGECSFDGNAGRFSGQIYNKARHFENGTQSSALAFQGAKDVRYLAARLSASGKDTYASLMVGLETFDHFKDTFNHSLALLEIVETKPMATNMVKVDAGTMAKDIASTGHAALYGIYFDTGKDVIKPESEPALAEIGKLLTQDHTLTLYVVGHTDNVGGFDSNMDLSSRRANAVVAHLRTHYGVGAARLRSVGVGFVAPVASNDHDEGRAKNRRVELVKQ from the coding sequence ATGCGTGGCACAACAGGACTTCTACTAGCCGCGGTCATCTGCGTCGCCCGGAGCGCGCCGGCGCAGCAGACGGACATCAAGGGCAGCCGGGACCATCCGTTGGTGCCACGTTACGCCGGATCTTCCATCATCGGCTACGACACGCGCGAGTTCGACGAGCTGCCCCTGGCGTTGGGCCGAGCTGTTGCGGACGAGTCGGCGGCAGGGTTCGCCTACAAGCTCTCCAAGAGCCAGCGAGTCGAGGGCAAGTTGACGCGGCTGCTCTACGTCGTACCTGCGGGACGGTCGCCCCTCGAGGTCTTCAGGAATTACGAGGCGGCACTGAAGACTGCCGGCTTTCAGCCGTTGTTCTCCTGTACCGCCGGAGAATGCTCTTTCGACGGGAACGCGGGACGGTTCAGCGGTCAGATCTACAACAAGGCAAGGCACTTCGAGAATGGCACGCAATCAAGCGCCTTGGCATTCCAGGGTGCCAAGGACGTGCGCTATCTGGCAGCGAGACTCTCGGCTTCGGGCAAGGACACGTACGCATCGTTGATGGTGGGACTCGAGACCTTCGATCACTTCAAGGACACCTTCAACCATTCGCTCGCCCTTCTCGAGATCGTCGAGACGAAGCCGATGGCGACAAACATGGTGAAGGTCGATGCTGGCACGATGGCCAAGGACATCGCCAGCACCGGCCACGCCGCCCTCTACGGGATCTACTTCGACACCGGCAAGGACGTGATCAAGCCGGAATCGGAACCGGCGCTGGCGGAGATCGGCAAGCTCCTGACCCAGGACCACACGCTCACGCTCTATGTCGTCGGTCACACCGACAACGTGGGTGGGTTCGACAGCAACATGGACCTGTCGAGCCGTCGAGCCAACGCCGTCGTCGCGCATCTTCGGACCCATTACGGCGTCGGCGCGGCGCGACTGCGATCCGTCGGCGTCGGGTTCGTCGCTCCCGTCGCATCGAATGACCACGACGAGGGACGCGCCAAGAACCGTCGCGTCGAGCTGGTCAAGCAGTAG